Genomic window (uncultured Tolumonas sp.):
AACACCGCCCCTGCTTTTTTCGACCAGCGTGGATCACTGTAGCTACGTTTCAGCAGATGCCCAGCCAGTGGTTCGATCCATTCTGGTTGAATGCGAGCAGCTATGCGACCATACAGACGTGATGTTTCAGTAAGCTCGGCGACCATGCTCCATTTCGGTGGTTTCTTGAATAAGCCGGAACCGGGGAAAATCATAAAGCGGGCATTACGCGCACCGATATATTCCGATTTATCACCGTCTTTCATACCGATATGACTGAGCAAACCCGTTAGAATCGCGCTGTGGATGGCTTGCTCCGGCGCTGCGTCTTGGTTGATCGTCAAACTCAACTCGCGGGTGGCCTGCCGAATCTGATAATGAATATCTTGCCATTCGCGCAGTCGTAAATACGAAAGAAATTCTTTTTGGCACTGCTTACGGAACTGATTTTGACTCAGCGTCTGCTGCTGTTCCTGCACATAATTCCACAGATTGAGGAAGGCTTGGAAATCCGAGTCTTTATCTTCAAAACGACGATGTTTTTCATCCGATGCTTGCTGTTTATCCATCGGACGCTCGCGCGGATCTTGAATACTTAGCGCAGAGGTAATGATCAAAATCTCTTCGAGACAACCAAATTGCGGTGCCGCCAGCACCATACGCGCTAAACGCGGGTCTAGTGGAACCCGTGCCAGTTGACGGCCCAGCGGCGTCAAGCGCAGTGGATGCTGACCATCAATCGAACCATTAATGGCGCCCAACTCTTCCAATAAACGTAAACCGTCTTTGATATGGCGACTATCAGGCGCTTCCACAAACGGGAAACGGCTCATATCACCCAGACCCAGCGCGAGCATTTGTAAAATAACTGAGGCCAGATTGGTGCGTAGAATTTCCGGATCAGTAAATTCAGGGCGGCCTAAAAAGTCTTGTTCCGAATAAAGACGAATACAGATACCCGCTGCCACACGACCACAACGCCCTTTACGCTGGTTGGCACTGGCCTGAGAAATGGCTTCTATTGGTAAACGTTGAACTTTGGTTTTATAAGAATAGCGACTGATCCGCGCAGTACCCGGGTCAATCACATAGCGTATCCCCGGCACTGTCAGCGATGTTTCCGCCACGTTTGTTGCCAGCACAATACGCCGCCCGGCATGTTGCGAGAAAATCCGATTTTGTTCAGCATTCGATAATCGGGAATAAAGCGGCAAAATTTCAGTGTCGCGCAGATTTCGCTTCCGCAATGCATCGGCAGTATCTCTGATCTCTCGTTCGCCGTTCATAAAGATCAGAATGTCACCTAAACCTTCGGTACATAATTCATCGACCGCATTAAACAACCCCTGCAGCGGATCACTGTCTTCCTCATCTTGCCAAGGGCGGTAACGCACCTCTACCGGATAGGTGCGCCCAGAAACCTCAATCACCGGCGCATTACTAAAATGGCGAGAAAAACGCTGTGGATCGATAGTGGCCGACGTAATGATCAGTTTGAGATCGGGGCGCTTTGGCAGTAATTGCTTGAGATAACCGAGAATAAAATCGATGTTCAGACTGCGTTCGTGTGCTTCGTCGATGATCAAGGTGTCATATTGCATCAACATCCGACCACTTTGAATTTCTGCCAGCAAAATGCCGTCGGTCATTAATTTGACGTAAGAGTTTTCATTCACCTGATCGTGAAAACGAACCTTATAACCAACATGGGAACCCAGTTCACACTGCAACTCTTCCGCAATACGCGCAGCAACAGTACGGGCCGCCAAACGTCGGGGCTGTGTATGACCAATCATTCCCTGAACGCCACGCCCTGCTTCCATACAAATTTTAGGCAGTTGCGTTGTCTTACCTGAGCCTGTTTCACCGGCCACAATCACAACCTGATGTTTACGGATCGCCTCAGCGATATCATGTCGTTTATCGGTAACAGGCAGGTCAGGATAATGCAATTTTGGAACGTTCTGCTGACGCGACTGTGCCCGTAGTTTGGCTTTTTCCAACTCTTGGCCAATGATGGCTAAAACAGCGGTTTGTTTATTAGCAGGCAAACGCTGCACACCTTGTAAGCGGCGCAATAACTGAGCTTTATCGATGGGTAAACATTCAGACAGTTGGGTTTGCAACGAACGAAGAATTGCTTCAGACAAAACGAGGCTCCAGATCGGTTAACACAAACAGGCGGATAAGCACTGCGTGGTTTTATTCCTGCGAATGCTAACAGGTCAGAACCGATCCAGAAATAGAAGAAACTGATATTCGCGATTTGTTTTTCTAAGTAATGCTATTCAGTATTTCGCTGATACAACTCAGCATCTTAGTTTGATCAAACGGTTTCGTAATAAAGGCTTTGGCACCCAATTCAATCGCTTGTGCCCGCAAACTGTCATCATGTAACGCAGTGAGAAAAATAACTGGGGGTAACCGCTCAGCAAACTCATTTTGCAACTCGACAAACAAGCTGATGCCATCCTTCTGTGGCATGCTTAAATCAAGGATCAGCAAATTGATATCAACACTATTTAACCATTCAGAAACACGGAACGGATCACTTTCAAGATAGACATTCTGATAGCCGCCTCCATTTAAAAATGCTTTCGCTAAACGCAAATTAGTTTGGATATCATCCACAACCAGAATGTGTTCCAAACAATTCTGCCCTGTTGTTCCTTTCGTTTCATATAGTGTCATAATGGCTCAAACTGCTCTCCATCCAATCATGCATTAATAATACATCAGTTAACGCTTACTTACGGCGCGTAATTTAGCATTTTGTGAATTACCGCCCAAGTATGCTGAATATCAATTGGTTTAATCAGGACATAATCAAAATATAATTCTGTTGATGAATTTTGTAGTACAGACATAATTTCATCCGTTATAGCAATAACAGGCGTATGACTTGTTATTTCATTTTTTCGTAAACGATAGAGTAATTCATATGCATCCATGCCATGAATATTAGCATCCAGTAAAATAATGTCTGGTTCTACTTGTGACAGCGTGCTAAATCCCTCATCGACAGATAATGCACTAGATATCACGTATTGATGTTTTTTGGTGGATAATCGAGCTAACTGCCGAATTGATGTTTGATCACAACCAATACATAACAAATGATGAATTTCAGTAACCATGCCCGAGTCTTGTTCATCATCAAAATGAGTAGATAAATCTATAATAGGCAGCTGGGTTTCTGAATTATTGGCTAACGGTAATTCAATCCAGAATACAGAGCCTTCATTAATTTTGCTGCTAAAACCGACCCTACCATGCATAGATTCAATCAATTGCTTTGATATGGAAAGCCCTATTCCAGTTCCTTTAATACCAGATGTTTCATAACCCAATCGATTAAATGGTTTAAATAATTCTTTCTGTTTATCTTCAGGAATGCCACTACCCGTATCATGGACACTAATTCGCAGTTGGTCTTTATTCACATTTACTGTAATTTTTATACTACCATTAGGGTGGTTATATTTAATGGCATTAGAAATAAGATTGATGATTACTTGACGCAAACGAGTGCTATCAGCCATTACCATCATCGTAGATGCTGGCAATTCTGCTGATAAATATAATTGTTCCTTTTCTACAATAGCTCTAAGCATTTCATTACATTCAGAGCAAATTTTTATCGCATCGACAGGCTCTATATTTAATGAAGCTCCATTGTTTTCAATACGAGATAAATTCAATACATCATCAATTAGTTTCAGTAAATGATCTCCAGCCGTCATAATTTCATCCGTATATTCCTGACGCTCTCTTGACGATAATTTATTATTATCTTTTTGAAGTAACTGCCCAAAACCAAGAATTGCATTCAGTGGCGTTCTTAATTCATGACTCATGCTTGATAAAAATAAACTTTTTGTTTTATTCGCTGCATCTGCATCTTCTTTTGCTCGTCGCAGATCACACGTAATTTCATCCAGCTTTTGCCCCATAGCTACAATTGCAAACGCAGTTTCCTGCAATTCAGCGATAGCAAATGCTGGCTTATCCAGTTGGTATTTTTCATGACTAATCTGATCAACCATCTCTTTCATGTGTAGTAATGGATCAGAAATGGCTTTACTCATCCGCCGAGAACTAAGCCAAATGAAGAATATGAAGATGATATAAAATACAACCAAACCACCTATCATCAGATAGCCGATTTGAGCAAATTGTTGAGCTAAAGTTCGAGTCTCACTGTAAACCTTATTTTCATCTACGATAGTAATTAATTTCCAACGTGTTTCAGGTATAGACTCCCATGCCATTAATTTTTTATTGCCATTTAAGGTAATAAAACCTTTTCCGCTTAAACTGTTTTTTATATCGAAAACGATCTTTTGCGAATCCTTACGTAAAAAAAGGTTAAATTGTTCTGGCTTAAATATCTCTTTTTTTATTGCCTCTTGATAACTATGATTGGTCAACTCACGCAAACCAAAATCCTTTTCTCCTTCTGGTGGCAAAGCCATAATATTACCATTACTATTCACCAAAATAGCATACCCCCCCCAGGGTATGGCTAACTGCTGAATTTTTTCAATAATAGAACCTACTGTCACATCAAGACCGACAACGCCTTCTAGAAAATCTTGCCGATATACCGGTGCGATACAAGATGCCATCCAGCCATTCCCTGCCGGATCGATGTAAACATCTGTCCAGACTACTGTTCGTAACGGATCATTTTTCTTATCAGCTAAATAATAAAAATTATAATCAGGGATCACCATGTCTTTCGGATATTGATCTAAGGTATTAAACCATGGGTAAATTCGATTATAGGAATCCCAACTATTAAAATAGGTTGCTGCAATTAAAGGATTACTCTCTTTAATTCCTTTCATTAAAGAGTCTAACTGCGAAAGCCGTAATACCTTTTCATGATCTTGTTGTGCTAATGGTGTTGCTGATGAATAAAAAGAAGCCGCACCACCCGTATCTTTTATAGAGTAAAAAACACCTTGGGGTGATATCGCGTAATTAGATTTCTCAGTATCTGAAATGGCAATATTTTTATCTGACAAAACGCGTTGAGTTTCAGTTTGATATATTTCCGTTTGCCGAGAAATAGCCAATAACTGTTCCCGAATTACTTCAGACTCACGCTGCGCAGATATCTGGAGTTCTTTATCAGCTTGCTGATAAATATAGTTAATATTTGCTTCTCTGATGAGGTTATTGCTAATCAGGTAGACTGCAATAAGTACCGTTTCAACCAATACTAATGGTACTAATGCACTTCTGACCATTGCTCGCCAAACCCATTTTTGGGCTGACACATCGGCGAAACGCTGCATATCACTCTCCATCAAACTTATCTTGTAAAGCTTAACGTATTTTAAATGCCATTTCCCTGAATATGGCGACAACTGAGAATGTTATTACAACTTATCTTGATTCTGATTATCTGCTCCAGTTAACCAAACTTGAAGTGCAGCCAGAGAATCTGCGGTAAATTCTGATGCTCTGGTTTGTATCTCATCCGTAGTCATCAACAATACATATTCCACCTCTTCTTGTTGCAAGACTAACTCGCCATCGAACTGACAACTGAATACCGATCCCCAAACATTGCATTCGTTATCTTGATGTAAAAATGAGCCATGAAATCTCAGAGGAACATTTGTAATACCCATTTCTTCTGCTAATTCACGATATGCTGACGCTTGTATCTCTTCACCTTTAGACACAACCCCGCCACAGCAAGCATCTAGCATCGATGGGCAATAATCTTTTGTGGCCGTTCGTCTTTGCACATACAACTGACCCTGTGCATTCTCAATGACAATATAGGTAGCCCGATGCAGCAGTCGTTGCTGACGCATCACGGAACGAGGAACAGCATCAATAACGTTGTTATTGGCATCAACAATATCTACCCATTCTTCCGTCATGTAGTTCTCCTGTTTTATCAATTCATTGTAAACTAACGCTTTAAATAATGATGTTTTCTATGATTATCCGCGCTATTAACGATACTGACTGGCCTTCCATTCTTAGCATACAGGCTACCGTTTATCCTGATATAACACCGGAAACAGAAACAGTACTCCGATCAAAAATCGTCCTTGGCCCACAAACTTGTCTGGTGATCACAGATCAACAACATAATGTAACAGGTTATTGTTTAGCACATCCATGGCACAGACATCCGGCTAGTTTACATACGGTGTACTCGAAACCGCAGCAAACAGAATTACTCTATATACATGATATGGCTATCGCACCAGCATATGCAGGTAAACGATTTGGCAGCCAAACACTAAAATATCTGCAGGTCTGGGCAAAACAGCAGGGTTATCGGGAAGTGTCGCTGGTATCTCTTCAGCAAGCCGTTAGTTATTGGCAACGACATGGTTTTGAGCCGCAGAACTATGCTATTGATGACATGCAATATGGTACAGGCGCCTGCTACATGCTCAAACAAATATGAAAAAGGCCAGCAGTTGCTGGCCTTTTAGCTAAAACATCAAATGCTGGTTTTAACCATTAACAAAGATAATAGTTCCAAACCAAAACAGCCCAGCAGACAACGCAATAGTAACTGGCAGGGTTAATACCCATGCCAAGGCAATATTTTTTACTGTGCTAGACTGTAAACCAGTACGATTCGCCAACATTGTTCCCGCTACCGCTGATGATAAGACGTGCGTAGTAGATACTGGCAACCCGCTCATGCTGGCGATCCCGATAGCTGCCGCAGCAGTGATCTGTGCAGCCATACCTTGAGAATACGTCATGCCTTTCTGGCCGATTTTTTCACCAACGGTCTGAACAATACGGCGCCATCCAATCATTGTACCGCCACCCAGAGCCAGTGCTACCGCAAAAATAACCCACATCGGCGCATATTCAGTGGTCAACGTCAGGTCTTTACGCAATTTGTTCAAATCAGAAATTTCAGACGCTGGAATGTTAGGCAATTTACTGACTTTTTTAGCTGTGTCATCCAGACACAACAGCAGACGACGAACTTCTCGGCGTTTTTCAACACTCAATTGATTGTAGTGTTCAGTTGTATTCAGCAAATTGGCAACAGTCGCGATCGATGACATTGAGTCTTTAGAGTCGCATTTAAATACCTGTGGCATATCAGCATTTGGCACCTTATTTAAATCAATCATTTGATTTAAATACGCGCTATTACGCTGGTAGAAATCACCCATATGAACAGCGGCGTCTTTAGTTCGGCCGATCTGATAACTGGTGCTTTCCATATTCAATACGAACTGACCAGGCACGATACCAATCAGAACCAACATGATCAGACCAATACCTTTCTGACCATCATTGGAGCCGTGTACAAAACTCACACCCATGGCTGAAGCAATCAGCGTAAAACGAGTCCAGAACGGAGGGCGTTTTTTGCCATCCCATGTCTGACGTTCTTCGGGTGTTTTGTGAATTTTCGAGCTCGTAAAGCGCTTTTTCATCAAAAGCAGCAAGCCGCCAGCGATGACTAAACCGACAATTGGAGAAATGATTAGCGACAACATGATATCAATGGCTTTTTGCACATTGATACCCTTGCTGATTTCAACACCTGTCATTAGTGAATTAGCTAAACCAACACCCAGTATTGCACCAATCAGTGTATGCGAACTTGAAGCTGGAATACCCAAATACCAAGTACCCAAGTTCCACAATATGGCTGAACTCAGTAATGCAAATACCATCACCAGACCATGAGCAGATGCTACATTCAATAGCAGATCAACAGGTAACAAGTGAACAATGGCATATGCCACACCCAAACCACCGGCTAATACACCGGCACAGTTAAAGATACCCGATGCAACCACAGCCATATGAGGAGGCATTGCTTTGGTATAAATAACCGTTGCCACAGCATTTGCCGTGTCATGGAAACCATTGATAAATTCATAGGCAAGAACAAATGTCAGTGCCAACGCTAAACCCAGACCCAGTTCAAAGCTGAGCCCATTAAACATTTCTAGCATAAATATTAATCATCCGTGGATAGACGCGGCGCATTATGACAGAAAGATGTTCATCCGAAAGTCTTGACGGAAGAAAAAGGTGAAAAAAATCGTGAAAAACAGGCTCTCGCGAATCCGCCATAGTGCGACTTTTCATCATCTTTCCAAGATCGACTACGCTTCATAAATTTATTACCTTTATGTAACAAAAAAGTAATAAGCAAATGAAACCATTAGGGTATCTAACCTATTGGAGTTATTTCATGAAACGTTCTTTCCGTGAACATCAGGCGCTGCAAATCGCAAGATACATTCGTAGCTACTATCGGGGAACTTTTTATATTGAGCAATCTGGCCCATTTCACTTTGATGCCGGACGCGCCTGTTATGATGATGTAGAGAATGTACGGTGGAAAAAGGTTCTGGCTCAGATCAACAAAGAAATTCGTAATCTGAGCTCATTAAAAACAATGATCACCAACTAACCTCGAGGCCCATCAACAATGTTTGTGATCACGCCACGTTCAACCGTCACGAGCTGTATGAAGTGATCATGCCCCATATACATAGTCCAAACCTCGCCTGTTCGAATGATTTGTCTATGACCATACTCATCGACCACTACGCGAGTGGTATCGTCGATAGTTAAAGGCCGACCACATTTGATGAGTAATACAGCGGATGGGTCACCAACAGAAATCAGCGCATTACCACAACGAAAAGAGCCATCAGCCCAAGCGTAACCCGATATGGTCAGAGATAACGCAACGACCAAACTAGAAACTAATTTTTTCATGGTTCACCTGAGCCTCACAAGAATACTGCCGCTTTTATACACTTCTTATATTAATTTTACATCTCTAATAAAAAACAGGTTCATCTTTTCGAAAGATAAACTGCAACAAATTGAATTATTCTTAATTGCAGTTGCCAGCATGGACAACAATCGTCACAATCGGGCAGAACCTATATGAAGCAGAGAGGAAATCCATGAGTAGTGTTTCTCTGGTCGCTAGTGCCGAATTACCTACCCCTTGGGGTGTCTTTACTATGACCGGATTCAAAGAAGAGGCTACTGGTAAAGATCATGTTGCATTATCAATGGGCGACATCACCACAGCCGATCCCGTCTTAGCACGTATTCATTCTGAATGTCTTACCGGTGACGCCTTATTCAGTTTACGGTGTGATTGTGGATTCCAGTTACAGGCAGCACTTCAGCGTATCGCCACCGAAGGACGCGGTGTTTTACTCTACGTTCGTCAGGAAGGTCGCGGTATTGGTTTGTTAAACAAGATCCATGCATATCATCTGCAAGATCAAGGTGCTGACACCGTAGAGGCTAACGTGGCGTTGGGTTTTGCACCTGATTTACGCGATTACACTATTTGTGCTGATATGCTGACACTACTGAATGTTAAATCATTGCGTCTGATGACTAATAATCCAAGAAAGATTAAAGCAATGGAACAGCACGGTATTCCTGTCGCAGAACGTGTGCCATTGGAAGAAGGGAAAAACCCGTTTAATGAATTTTATCTTTCAACTAAAGCGGGAAAATTAGGTCATATGCTGCACGATTAACGCCAGTAACTGAGGGAGTGACGTAACTCAGCTTGCTCCTTTAGTTCCAACTGCTAATTATTCGTATAGTTTGCGTTATGTACTAATAACATATCCAGCGGATCAATCAAGTTATCATAATGCCCCATAGCTGGCTCACACGATAAATCATGACTGTTACTCACAGGTAGTTTTATATCGCTAGCTTCTGGATGCATCAATAGCTTATCTAAAGACTTTTCGGGTAAAAATAGTAAAGAATCTATATCTAGTACGCTATTTTCATCATTATGTATATTCGCCTGCGATTCATAGGCAATATCTGACCAGAGATTTGGCTGCTCTGAATCAAACGCAACCAGATCGGAGAAATCGGTTGATTGTGCTAGCTCACTCACTGGCGATGAATATACATTGTCCTTTATGCAATAAGTAACAACTTGATCAATCTGTGTATTTTCGAGCATTATATACGATAATGCCGCCCCGGCAAAATCAACAAATAACTCGCCAGCAAGCACTCCGTCGGAATCTAATATTTCCAGCCCATCAAGGCTGCTTCCAGACAATACAGATGAAAATCCGTTATTAGTTTCACAGGAAATACAGTCATCTCCATCCCAGTGATACGTAACATTATCAAGCGATATCCAATTAATCATTTTTGTCTCTACTGTTTTCGGCTCCCCCAAAAGAGCCCTGAACACCTCCGTGGTGTTCAGGGCTGATTGTTAAGTTTTATCAATTAACAAATGTTGGTTATTAATTAACGTTGTCAGAATAGTTGAAACAGAACTCGCACCAACATCGTCATAGTGAACATGATCCAACACAATCTGGTTTGTAATATTAGTGGTTGATGTACTGTTAGTATCACTATGTATAGAAATTGTGATGCCAGTTGCAGCATCATCAGTAACCGTTAAGTGCTGAAGCAGAACTGAAGCACTTTCATTACTGGTATCGAGCAAATCACGAATATCAATGACATCTGTTGATGCAGAGAAATCCTTAATGTGGTCCGTGGTTGGTGCAGCAACAGTTCCTTT
Coding sequences:
- the hrpA gene encoding ATP-dependent RNA helicase HrpA, whose protein sequence is MSEAILRSLQTQLSECLPIDKAQLLRRLQGVQRLPANKQTAVLAIIGQELEKAKLRAQSRQQNVPKLHYPDLPVTDKRHDIAEAIRKHQVVIVAGETGSGKTTQLPKICMEAGRGVQGMIGHTQPRRLAARTVAARIAEELQCELGSHVGYKVRFHDQVNENSYVKLMTDGILLAEIQSGRMLMQYDTLIIDEAHERSLNIDFILGYLKQLLPKRPDLKLIITSATIDPQRFSRHFSNAPVIEVSGRTYPVEVRYRPWQDEEDSDPLQGLFNAVDELCTEGLGDILIFMNGEREIRDTADALRKRNLRDTEILPLYSRLSNAEQNRIFSQHAGRRIVLATNVAETSLTVPGIRYVIDPGTARISRYSYKTKVQRLPIEAISQASANQRKGRCGRVAAGICIRLYSEQDFLGRPEFTDPEILRTNLASVILQMLALGLGDMSRFPFVEAPDSRHIKDGLRLLEELGAINGSIDGQHPLRLTPLGRQLARVPLDPRLARMVLAAPQFGCLEEILIITSALSIQDPRERPMDKQQASDEKHRRFEDKDSDFQAFLNLWNYVQEQQQTLSQNQFRKQCQKEFLSYLRLREWQDIHYQIRQATRELSLTINQDAAPEQAIHSAILTGLLSHIGMKDGDKSEYIGARNARFMIFPGSGLFKKPPKWSMVAELTETSRLYGRIAARIQPEWIEPLAGHLLKRSYSDPRWSKKAGAVLASEKVTLYGVTIVADREVQYGDIDPVISRELFIRRALVEGDFETRHRFFAENRKLLAEVEALEAKSRRRDILVDDETLFLFYDAHIPADVVSARHFDSWWKTASKESPELLNFEREMLLQGDASHINEHDYPNQWAQGRLKFRLTYQFEPGEEADGVTVHIPLPLLNQVEPVGFDWLIPGMRHELLVALIKSLPKQWRKNFVPAPNYADALMASISPEQGPLLDAIERQLKRMSGLTVPRECWDWNSIADHLKMTFRVIDDKRKRVAESKDLLALKEQLREQVQQTLSQVADDDIEQEGLTLWSFGPLPQLYSQKRGGFEVKAYPALVDQKDSVAIQLFDSPVAQQAAMWAGQRRLILLNVPSPIKYLQEKLPNKAKLGLYFTPFGKVAELIDDCIACGCDQLMLQHGGLSWDNGAFQQQKEVIRGELNEAVVKIAAQVEQILTAAHGIRKLFKGKMTLELAFAHSDIQAQLERLIHKGFVTATGAARLPDLLRYMKGIERRMEKIPVDANRDRMYMLKVQHVEQAYQQLVGKLGKGQPIPDEVRNVRWMIEELRISYFAQVLGTPYPVSDKRVLQVIEAIKI
- a CDS encoding response regulator is translated as MTLYETKGTTGQNCLEHILVVDDIQTNLRLAKAFLNGGGYQNVYLESDPFRVSEWLNSVDINLLILDLSMPQKDGISLFVELQNEFAERLPPVIFLTALHDDSLRAQAIELGAKAFITKPFDQTKMLSCISEILNSIT
- a CDS encoding ATP-binding protein, producing the protein MQRFADVSAQKWVWRAMVRSALVPLVLVETVLIAVYLISNNLIREANINYIYQQADKELQISAQRESEVIREQLLAISRQTEIYQTETQRVLSDKNIAISDTEKSNYAISPQGVFYSIKDTGGAASFYSSATPLAQQDHEKVLRLSQLDSLMKGIKESNPLIAATYFNSWDSYNRIYPWFNTLDQYPKDMVIPDYNFYYLADKKNDPLRTVVWTDVYIDPAGNGWMASCIAPVYRQDFLEGVVGLDVTVGSIIEKIQQLAIPWGGYAILVNSNGNIMALPPEGEKDFGLRELTNHSYQEAIKKEIFKPEQFNLFLRKDSQKIVFDIKNSLSGKGFITLNGNKKLMAWESIPETRWKLITIVDENKVYSETRTLAQQFAQIGYLMIGGLVVFYIIFIFFIWLSSRRMSKAISDPLLHMKEMVDQISHEKYQLDKPAFAIAELQETAFAIVAMGQKLDEITCDLRRAKEDADAANKTKSLFLSSMSHELRTPLNAILGFGQLLQKDNNKLSSRERQEYTDEIMTAGDHLLKLIDDVLNLSRIENNGASLNIEPVDAIKICSECNEMLRAIVEKEQLYLSAELPASTMMVMADSTRLRQVIINLISNAIKYNHPNGSIKITVNVNKDQLRISVHDTGSGIPEDKQKELFKPFNRLGYETSGIKGTGIGLSISKQLIESMHGRVGFSSKINEGSVFWIELPLANNSETQLPIIDLSTHFDDEQDSGMVTEIHHLLCIGCDQTSIRQLARLSTKKHQYVISSALSVDEGFSTLSQVEPDIILLDANIHGMDAYELLYRLRKNEITSHTPVIAITDEIMSVLQNSSTELYFDYVLIKPIDIQHTWAVIHKMLNYAP
- the yfcD gene encoding NUDIX hydrolase YfcD yields the protein MKQENYMTEEWVDIVDANNNVIDAVPRSVMRQQRLLHRATYIVIENAQGQLYVQRRTATKDYCPSMLDACCGGVVSKGEEIQASAYRELAEEMGITNVPLRFHGSFLHQDNECNVWGSVFSCQFDGELVLQQEEVEYVLLMTTDEIQTRASEFTADSLAALQVWLTGADNQNQDKL
- a CDS encoding GNAT family N-acetyltransferase; this translates as MIIRAINDTDWPSILSIQATVYPDITPETETVLRSKIVLGPQTCLVITDQQHNVTGYCLAHPWHRHPASLHTVYSKPQQTELLYIHDMAIAPAYAGKRFGSQTLKYLQVWAKQQGYREVSLVSLQQAVSYWQRHGFEPQNYAIDDMQYGTGACYMLKQI
- a CDS encoding inorganic phosphate transporter, with product MLEMFNGLSFELGLGLALALTFVLAYEFINGFHDTANAVATVIYTKAMPPHMAVVASGIFNCAGVLAGGLGVAYAIVHLLPVDLLLNVASAHGLVMVFALLSSAILWNLGTWYLGIPASSSHTLIGAILGVGLANSLMTGVEISKGINVQKAIDIMLSLIISPIVGLVIAGGLLLLMKKRFTSSKIHKTPEERQTWDGKKRPPFWTRFTLIASAMGVSFVHGSNDGQKGIGLIMLVLIGIVPGQFVLNMESTSYQIGRTKDAAVHMGDFYQRNSAYLNQMIDLNKVPNADMPQVFKCDSKDSMSSIATVANLLNTTEHYNQLSVEKRREVRRLLLCLDDTAKKVSKLPNIPASEISDLNKLRKDLTLTTEYAPMWVIFAVALALGGGTMIGWRRIVQTVGEKIGQKGMTYSQGMAAQITAAAAIGIASMSGLPVSTTHVLSSAVAGTMLANRTGLQSSTVKNIALAWVLTLPVTIALSAGLFWFGTIIFVNG
- a CDS encoding DUF1107 domain-containing protein; its protein translation is MKRSFREHQALQIARYIRSYYRGTFYIEQSGPFHFDAGRACYDDVENVRWKKVLAQINKEIRNLSSLKTMITN
- a CDS encoding DUF2845 domain-containing protein yields the protein MKKLVSSLVVALSLTISGYAWADGSFRCGNALISVGDPSAVLLIKCGRPLTIDDTTRVVVDEYGHRQIIRTGEVWTMYMGHDHFIQLVTVERGVITNIVDGPRG
- the ribA gene encoding GTP cyclohydrolase II, which codes for MSSVSLVASAELPTPWGVFTMTGFKEEATGKDHVALSMGDITTADPVLARIHSECLTGDALFSLRCDCGFQLQAALQRIATEGRGVLLYVRQEGRGIGLLNKIHAYHLQDQGADTVEANVALGFAPDLRDYTICADMLTLLNVKSLRLMTNNPRKIKAMEQHGIPVAERVPLEEGKNPFNEFYLSTKAGKLGHMLHD